The proteins below come from a single Synechococcus sp. WH 8101 genomic window:
- a CDS encoding ATP-binding cassette domain-containing protein has translation MSYFINWIQSLIQRIGRQPPFPLAIQSDETECGLASLAMVIRALGCNCELERLRERYGSTRGGMTVGELCDFAATIGLRGIPARVASDELTKTPSIIFSRNEHFSLLWKIEKTDATRFYIADPSDGILCFSDDEIRDYYSGIQISFRPIKKIFKNQNLSSASQIHSVSLSSLLIGRTLIVAIICVLAVVSAVLALLNAAAQDVFMTYVVEEGEILWTKGLIIVTISLSILVSLAGLMMQIAVQRQLQKVIQTWNIDLFKSLFNAPYSFFINKTSGLISSRFSQVEEALEGYQSAVLSAFTGSLNLLVFVVAVMLVSPPLGLVSALGIAGFLYVGLKFYGYNIQNNYMIREAECLAATAEFKLIKGREQIILEHSEDAIQRELASGYISLAKADLSTSRVGAISEFFLGFIDQSLNALLLIVSSILIVNGNLTTGTYAAINVIIGTALEPIRSLSQLLETFQNSKLTFQSAAELLPVLDDAPSDVGSLSDSDPQISQNAPAIQLVDVSFQYSKYSKPVLSNANLTIKSKSGRSIAIRLDGNSGSGKSTLLNLLMGLIHPTSGHVLINGVDLRTLNLTELRKLVQYVDRSALIAFGSVESNARLGTTASHDDYEAVLADLGLSHESVFSQQNARILQNESSISTGQAVMISLVRAALLKPKLLMIDESLVSIPETLHKQIIEGFLKLNVNVVIVQHGDSSFISGLPTVMMRDLQKEGANQ, from the coding sequence ATGAGCTACTTCATTAATTGGATTCAATCATTAATTCAGCGGATCGGCCGTCAACCCCCATTCCCACTTGCCATCCAATCTGATGAGACGGAATGTGGACTTGCTTCATTGGCAATGGTGATACGAGCTCTAGGCTGTAACTGTGAATTGGAACGTTTGCGCGAACGTTACGGCTCAACTCGAGGTGGCATGACGGTAGGTGAATTATGTGATTTCGCAGCAACAATTGGACTTCGAGGAATCCCTGCTCGAGTGGCATCGGACGAGTTAACAAAAACACCCTCTATTATATTTTCTAGAAATGAGCACTTTAGTTTATTGTGGAAGATTGAAAAGACAGACGCAACTCGTTTCTATATTGCTGACCCAAGCGATGGCATTCTGTGTTTTTCAGATGATGAAATAAGAGATTACTACTCAGGCATACAGATTTCGTTCCGTCCAATTAAAAAAATCTTTAAAAATCAAAATCTTAGCTCAGCAAGTCAAATCCACTCTGTTTCCTTGTCCTCTCTTCTGATTGGCAGGACACTTATTGTTGCGATCATTTGTGTATTGGCCGTTGTTTCAGCCGTTCTTGCACTGTTGAACGCAGCAGCCCAAGATGTCTTCATGACTTACGTAGTAGAGGAAGGTGAAATTCTATGGACTAAAGGTTTGATTATTGTAACTATCAGCCTCTCCATTCTTGTTTCGTTGGCTGGGCTTATGATGCAGATTGCAGTGCAGAGGCAGTTACAAAAAGTCATCCAGACATGGAACATAGATCTATTTAAATCACTATTTAATGCACCTTACTCGTTTTTTATAAATAAGACTTCAGGTTTGATCTCGTCTCGGTTTAGTCAAGTTGAGGAAGCCTTAGAAGGGTATCAGTCTGCAGTGTTGAGTGCGTTTACGGGATCGTTGAACCTTTTGGTTTTTGTAGTTGCGGTGATGCTTGTTAGCCCACCCCTTGGTCTCGTCTCTGCCCTTGGCATAGCTGGGTTCCTCTATGTAGGTCTGAAATTCTATGGTTATAATATTCAGAACAACTACATGATACGAGAAGCAGAATGTTTAGCCGCAACTGCTGAATTCAAGTTAATTAAGGGACGTGAACAAATCATACTTGAGCACTCAGAAGACGCTATCCAGAGAGAACTCGCATCGGGTTATATTTCGCTTGCGAAGGCTGATCTGTCAACATCTCGAGTTGGGGCGATCAGCGAATTCTTTCTGGGTTTTATCGACCAGTCTCTCAATGCATTACTGCTTATTGTTTCTTCAATACTGATTGTGAATGGAAATCTTACCACAGGTACATATGCGGCCATTAACGTCATCATCGGAACAGCATTGGAGCCAATAAGATCCCTCTCTCAGCTCTTAGAGACATTTCAAAACTCAAAGCTTACTTTTCAATCCGCTGCTGAACTCTTACCCGTTCTTGATGATGCTCCTTCTGATGTAGGAAGCCTGAGCGATTCTGATCCTCAAATCTCGCAGAATGCACCAGCGATACAACTTGTTGACGTTTCATTTCAATATTCAAAATACTCTAAACCCGTATTATCTAATGCCAATTTAACAATTAAGTCCAAATCAGGTCGCTCAATTGCTATTCGCCTAGATGGTAATAGTGGCTCTGGCAAAAGTACTCTTTTGAATTTACTTATGGGACTAATACATCCAACCTCTGGTCATGTACTAATCAATGGAGTTGATCTCAGAACCTTAAACCTAACTGAGCTTCGTAAATTGGTCCAGTACGTGGATCGATCTGCTTTGATAGCTTTCGGTTCTGTTGAGTCAAACGCACGTCTTGGCACTACCGCCAGTCATGACGACTATGAGGCTGTCCTAGCTGACCTTGGATTAAGCCATGAATCAGTTTTTAGCCAGCAGAATGCACGCATCCTGCAGAACGAATCTTCGATCAGTACTGGCCAAGCAGTGATGATTTCCCTCGTTCGCGCCGCCTTACTTAAACCTAAACTCTTAATGATAGACGAGTCTTTAGTAAGTATACCCGAAACTCTTCATAAACAAATAATCGAAGGATTCTTAAAACTCAATGTCAATGTAGTTATTGTTCAACATGGGGACAGTTCGTTCATAAGTGGTTTGCCAACAGTAATGATGCGAGACCTTCAGAAGGAGGGCGCCAACCAATGA
- a CDS encoding ABC transporter ATP-binding protein has translation MTNKKLIQSNQRYWLTTTEYVRYLLSESKSCSFLNTELIQDSLSAICDQENLGLEGLLQQFSELFQVNEIPFNSRQLSSLSRLANVAFLVHDRKLLPLECAQDSEISFGAGDQPRVFFLSVPLPKQKLTKKQFVNTLMERRWSIITVAIGLGSPPVIGSAIAELLQQPLFDNFVPEGRISPIILVGIATIILQLTAQLFTSMQTLAQTYFTQNLDLETKVATARRYLDANSSTLPQKDIGSWRLTFSVASAFLGSINSLFISIPLAVISMIANVLVIGAFTDLSAVWNLFLILLIPTAISIVISYLSSNISIRVIGQQSSVESTIYDTVRQIRGIWLTNTESVYINRFVRARVAMSKSLLKSGRLEAISSVLNGLFQGFLYAFIFYQYYRSYLDPSRSNLSVGSLLVIYFAIGTLSGSLASVAQDLVSIAQSLPTYWMPNAIRDINFFRKPRTSSFLAAPQSIVLSDLTYTASNVDYPFSQPISFEINLNRSYALIGPSGSGKSTLLSLLIGHLNPRSGSVDLYDDRQQILPYNLTDCRLLVLGQEASACGSYLSDVVDPSRHVSIEKIEAACRELGLSELLDSLPLRWKTPVNEFSRDLSLGQLQRFKIARALVNDYDIIISDEATCHLPEKQHLEIMALLNKRSKLHISVLHRLSALSLFDYAIEIDRSGQISVKSTSGITP, from the coding sequence ATGACAAACAAAAAACTAATACAATCAAATCAACGCTATTGGCTAACCACTACTGAGTACGTTAGATACTTGCTATCAGAGAGCAAGAGTTGTTCCTTCCTCAATACAGAACTGATCCAAGATTCATTATCAGCAATATGTGATCAAGAGAATCTTGGTCTTGAGGGGCTTCTTCAACAATTCTCAGAGTTGTTTCAGGTTAATGAAATTCCATTTAACAGTCGGCAGCTTTCTTCTCTATCTCGCCTCGCGAACGTCGCATTTCTTGTTCATGACAGAAAATTACTTCCTCTCGAATGCGCTCAAGATTCTGAGATCTCATTTGGGGCCGGTGATCAACCTCGAGTCTTCTTTTTGTCAGTGCCGCTACCTAAGCAAAAACTGACAAAGAAGCAATTTGTTAACACATTGATGGAGCGACGCTGGTCGATCATCACTGTGGCCATAGGGCTTGGCAGTCCGCCAGTCATTGGATCGGCAATCGCTGAGCTGCTCCAACAACCTCTTTTTGACAACTTTGTACCAGAAGGACGAATTTCACCCATCATTCTTGTTGGTATTGCAACGATAATCTTGCAGTTGACTGCACAGCTTTTTACATCGATGCAGACGTTAGCTCAGACCTATTTTACGCAGAACCTTGATCTTGAGACCAAGGTTGCAACAGCAAGGCGCTATTTGGACGCCAATAGCAGTACATTACCGCAGAAAGATATCGGTAGCTGGCGCCTTACCTTTAGTGTGGCAAGTGCGTTTCTAGGATCCATAAATTCACTGTTTATATCAATCCCCTTGGCAGTGATATCAATGATTGCCAACGTTCTTGTAATCGGTGCCTTTACAGATCTTTCTGCTGTATGGAACTTATTCTTGATACTTTTGATCCCTACTGCGATCAGCATTGTTATTTCATACCTCAGCTCTAATATATCGATACGTGTGATCGGCCAACAGTCTTCAGTCGAATCAACCATCTATGATACTGTTCGTCAGATAAGAGGTATTTGGTTAACGAATACAGAATCTGTCTACATTAATCGCTTTGTTCGTGCCCGAGTAGCTATGTCAAAAAGCTTGCTTAAATCGGGTAGGCTTGAGGCTATTAGTTCTGTATTAAACGGACTCTTCCAGGGGTTTTTATATGCATTTATCTTCTATCAATATTATAGAAGTTATCTTGATCCCTCAAGGTCCAATTTGTCCGTTGGTTCACTTCTTGTCATCTATTTTGCAATCGGTACATTAAGCGGTTCACTTGCCTCTGTTGCTCAAGATCTTGTTTCAATCGCTCAAAGTCTTCCTACTTACTGGATGCCAAATGCTATCAGAGATATTAATTTCTTTAGGAAACCTCGCACATCATCTTTTTTAGCGGCTCCGCAGAGCATTGTTTTATCTGATTTAACATATACAGCCAGTAACGTTGACTATCCATTTAGTCAACCGATCTCATTTGAAATAAATCTAAATCGCAGCTACGCTCTTATAGGCCCATCGGGCTCTGGCAAATCAACCCTTCTTAGCCTACTTATAGGTCATCTAAATCCACGATCGGGTTCAGTGGACTTGTACGATGATAGACAACAGATTCTACCTTATAATCTTACCGATTGTCGATTACTTGTTCTGGGACAGGAGGCTAGTGCCTGCGGAAGCTATCTCTCTGATGTGGTTGATCCATCACGCCATGTATCCATCGAGAAAATAGAAGCTGCATGCAGGGAACTTGGGTTGTCTGAGTTGCTTGATAGTCTTCCATTGCGGTGGAAAACACCAGTAAATGAATTTAGCCGTGATTTGTCTTTGGGCCAGCTGCAGAGATTTAAAATAGCAAGAGCGCTTGTCAATGACTACGATATCATTATTAGCGATGAGGCAACATGTCATCTTCCGGAGAAGCAGCATCTGGAGATCATGGCCCTACTAAACAAACGCTCTAAACTTCACATTTCTGTTTTGCATCGTTTATCAGCGTTATCACTCTTTGATTATGCGATTGAAATTGATCGATCAGGACAAATTTCAGTCAAATCCACATCAGGTATTACTCCATGA
- a CDS encoding TolC family protein: protein MNIITSTLPVLGILFLVGSLARAQDKTSSLNCQQVSIKSELSTLPQLPPLIFCGPSDTHSPSQEKSLNLDQTSYLNNIVLESPSVLSYKSQVKSSEYSLKSAKGSWWPSVSMSNSSVLFTDILSAQNYGGTPSTPSSPSTSGTSFNPFNGSSLRDGFRGRSSSELTGWAESYSNYTQAYPVITIQWNFLDPSRYPQIAAAKHQLELSKSQLLQATQEKRQQILQSYGNFLFTGFQIAEVLRLIELQGKIVGEANNRVKLKLLPRFQYDQEFRTLLSYQTQLQSLRIQQMNANVALNTLLSPIKDADNNQLGALTPVFSPITLHEILAPAIKPWPWDDLETVKRSLAHSESLKQLMLQSRIATDNANEQWGGILPTIGLLGYMTYQYTAGSQNYAPPTQPTGAASSTLSNYAGLSFSWNIFDGYATRNQAKSYEQSALSYKAQYLDAATQLKAQTLETLNQLSGNNQLIGLSLKDLQSARQISSDTEERSAVGLAQQYDVINSEMEKHQSRLQLIQALAAYVKSYEQLKGLVGTDSRPQTNSTLTK from the coding sequence ATGAACATCATCACTTCTACTCTGCCCGTACTTGGTATCCTATTTTTGGTAGGATCGCTTGCTCGAGCGCAGGATAAAACTTCATCTTTGAATTGCCAACAAGTATCAATAAAATCCGAACTCTCGACACTTCCCCAGCTTCCTCCGCTTATCTTCTGTGGACCAAGTGATACACATTCACCTTCCCAAGAAAAATCGCTAAACCTTGATCAAACATCTTATCTGAATAACATTGTCTTGGAGAGCCCGTCAGTTTTGTCATATAAATCACAAGTTAAGTCATCCGAATACTCATTAAAATCCGCCAAGGGAAGTTGGTGGCCGAGTGTATCTATGTCGAACAGTTCCGTTTTATTTACCGATATTCTCTCTGCCCAGAACTACGGTGGTACACCTAGCACACCCTCATCACCATCAACATCCGGTACAAGCTTTAATCCCTTTAATGGGAGCAGTTTACGCGATGGTTTCCGAGGTCGATCCAGTAGTGAGCTCACTGGCTGGGCTGAATCCTATTCCAATTACACTCAGGCTTATCCAGTTATTACAATTCAGTGGAACTTTCTAGATCCCTCACGTTACCCACAAATTGCAGCAGCAAAACACCAGCTCGAACTTTCTAAATCCCAACTACTCCAGGCTACACAGGAGAAACGCCAGCAAATTTTGCAGTCATATGGCAATTTTCTTTTTACGGGCTTTCAGATTGCAGAAGTATTGAGGCTTATAGAGCTTCAAGGAAAGATCGTTGGCGAGGCAAATAACCGCGTTAAGCTAAAGCTTTTGCCACGTTTTCAGTATGACCAAGAGTTTCGAACGCTTCTCTCGTACCAGACGCAACTACAGTCATTGAGAATTCAGCAAATGAACGCGAATGTTGCTCTTAACACGCTTCTTTCACCTATAAAAGACGCAGATAATAATCAGCTTGGTGCTCTCACACCTGTATTTTCTCCCATTACACTGCACGAAATTCTTGCACCTGCTATCAAACCGTGGCCATGGGATGATCTTGAGACGGTTAAACGATCTCTAGCCCACTCAGAATCATTAAAGCAACTGATGCTTCAATCGCGTATTGCCACAGATAATGCTAATGAGCAATGGGGTGGTATTTTGCCCACCATTGGACTTCTTGGATATATGACCTACCAATATACAGCTGGTAGCCAGAACTACGCTCCCCCCACACAACCTACTGGTGCCGCGTCTTCCACGTTAAGTAACTACGCTGGTCTGTCATTCTCCTGGAATATCTTTGATGGTTATGCAACGAGAAATCAAGCAAAATCCTATGAACAATCAGCGTTATCATATAAAGCGCAATATCTTGACGCCGCAACGCAACTGAAGGCACAGACTCTTGAAACACTGAACCAACTTTCAGGTAATAATCAATTAATAGGACTCAGCCTCAAAGATTTACAAAGCGCTCGGCAGATCTCATCTGACACCGAAGAACGCTCTGCTGTAGGGCTTGCGCAGCAGTATGACGTCATCAATTCCGAGATGGAAAAGCACCAATCTCGTCTTCAGCTTATTCAAGCTCTTGCCGCTTACGTTAAAAGCTATGAGCAGCTGAAGGGGTTAGTGGGTACCGATTCGAGGCCACAAACTAACAGCACACTGACCAAGTAA
- a CDS encoding DUF4347 domain-containing protein: MAHLFCPVAIADGRNAFALETALVVADASCPQIRELLRAAEAPVLWLDGQEPPLQAVSRALVQRRLLAKPVETLHWLSHGSPGRLQVGATVIGSASLAANAHNLASWGISTLALWSCQAGADQRFIALWEELTGASVWSSSGVLGRLEDGSSHWTLASASATAPPALPIPTARQQDWSGRLKDSPQKGVGYNTVATPNTYSITNAPINYVHGVYASGGTIYAATQGSTFGGLSISTDGGSTFTNYGIANGLGSSMANDVYESGGSIYVATYGGLSISTDGGASFTNYTRANGLGSNFVNDVYESGGTIYAATEKGLSISTDGGATFTNYTTANGLGSNFVNGVYESGGTIYAATEEGLSISIDGGATFTNYTTANGLGSYNVWDVYASDGTIYAATGELRNPKAGGLSISTDGGNTFTNYTILNGLGTNTVVGVYESGGIIYAATQNSYDGVSAAGGLSISTDGGSTFTNYTTANGLESNTVNAVYAADGTIYAGTAYSLTVAAPLPLLSVSASTSQGSQLPAVTVVSTDSVITEHARAQLSDQQVNLSSQAIDFGLEIGDESPSATANIPLTALLGDLTLITGDGKRDPSINPIYYAIDSQGALSPLSYDPLINAGARFYDTDGDGIADFLSLKLIDGGFGDKDGVKNGVIDDPSAMGTVALDPVITALENGFLQVADAANAAPAAIALEASLTSRANAVTEIGYVILNEGEEASTVSDLTAFQERASLLFSALENNDVTLTEAMTFNSQFLLRNGQSIRFFAVTNGSLADLASLEDSRFSFLDGSVDATTGAASFSSASGIGFDLELLNSDQTLGALIAQEQHAAPLLDFTAFTNDETITGTIIQAREADYDAVTGFYRVLDTSGSVRAADGSLLTPGDDGYAAAALLEANRISAFDNLSIADGESSSTEFSLQDASYLAPYAKVNGNTFFAFADANTDGLSHFRSLGSNLFGLEDQLGGGDLDHDDHILGFSIGGLTV, from the coding sequence ATGGCCCACCTGTTCTGTCCGGTCGCCATCGCTGATGGCCGCAATGCCTTCGCCCTTGAAACAGCGCTGGTGGTGGCTGATGCCAGCTGCCCGCAGATCCGTGAGCTGCTGAGGGCTGCAGAAGCACCGGTGCTCTGGCTCGATGGCCAGGAGCCGCCGCTGCAGGCCGTGAGTCGCGCCCTGGTCCAGCGCCGGCTTTTAGCCAAGCCGGTGGAAACTCTGCACTGGCTGAGCCATGGCAGCCCGGGACGACTGCAGGTTGGTGCCACTGTGATAGGTAGCGCCTCCTTGGCGGCCAATGCTCACAACCTTGCCAGCTGGGGGATCAGCACCCTGGCCCTGTGGAGTTGCCAGGCCGGCGCTGATCAACGTTTCATTGCCCTGTGGGAAGAGCTCACCGGCGCCAGCGTGTGGAGCAGCAGCGGCGTGCTCGGACGCCTTGAGGACGGGAGCTCCCATTGGACTCTTGCGTCAGCCTCCGCAACAGCTCCACCTGCGCTTCCAATTCCAACTGCAAGGCAGCAGGATTGGAGCGGACGGCTGAAAGACAGTCCCCAGAAGGGCGTTGGGTACAACACCGTGGCTACCCCTAACACCTACAGCATCACCAATGCGCCAATTAACTACGTCCATGGCGTCTACGCGAGCGGCGGCACCATTTATGCGGCGACCCAGGGCTCGACGTTTGGTGGCTTGAGCATCTCCACCGACGGCGGCAGCACCTTCACCAACTACGGCATTGCCAATGGGCTGGGGAGCTCCATGGCCAATGACGTCTACGAGAGCGGCGGCTCCATTTATGTCGCGACCTACGGCGGCTTGAGCATCTCCACCGACGGCGGCGCCAGCTTCACCAACTACACCAGAGCCAATGGGCTGGGGAGCAACTTTGTCAATGACGTCTACGAGAGCGGTGGCACCATTTATGCCGCGACCGAGAAAGGTTTAAGCATCTCCACTGACGGCGGCGCCACCTTCACCAACTACACCACCGCCAATGGGCTGGGGAGCAACTTTGTCAATGGCGTCTACGAGAGCGGTGGCACCATTTATGCCGCGACCGAGGAAGGTTTAAGCATCTCCATTGACGGCGGCGCCACCTTCACCAACTACACCACCGCCAATGGGCTGGGGAGCTACAATGTCTGGGACGTCTACGCGAGCGACGGCACCATTTATGCCGCTACTGGCGAACTTCGCAACCCTAAAGCTGGCGGCCTGAGTATCTCCACTGACGGCGGCAACACATTCACCAACTACACCATCCTTAATGGGCTGGGGACCAACACTGTCGTAGGCGTCTACGAGAGTGGCGGCATTATTTATGCCGCGACCCAGAACTCTTACGATGGCGTCTCTGCAGCCGGCGGCTTGAGCATCTCCACCGACGGAGGCAGCACCTTCACAAACTACACAACAGCCAATGGGTTGGAGAGCAACACTGTCAATGCTGTCTACGCAGCCGACGGCACCATTTATGCAGGGACCGCATATAGCCTGACCGTCGCAGCCCCACTCCCGTTGCTGTCGGTCTCCGCTTCCACCAGTCAGGGGTCTCAACTACCTGCCGTCACTGTTGTCTCAACCGACAGTGTCATCACAGAACATGCGCGTGCGCAGCTCAGTGACCAGCAGGTTAACCTCAGCTCCCAGGCGATTGATTTTGGGCTTGAAATCGGTGATGAGTCACCTTCGGCCACGGCCAATATTCCGCTCACCGCTCTGCTTGGTGATCTCACCCTCATTACTGGCGATGGAAAACGTGATCCCTCTATCAATCCGATTTACTACGCAATTGATTCTCAAGGTGCTCTCTCACCCCTCTCCTACGACCCCCTGATCAATGCCGGTGCTCGCTTCTACGACACCGATGGGGATGGCATTGCCGATTTCCTCTCGCTCAAGCTGATCGATGGTGGCTTCGGGGACAAGGACGGCGTCAAAAATGGCGTCATCGATGATCCCTCCGCAATGGGCACCGTCGCCCTCGATCCGGTGATCACCGCTCTTGAGAACGGCTTTCTGCAGGTGGCTGATGCCGCCAATGCCGCACCCGCTGCCATCGCATTGGAGGCCTCTCTCACCAGCCGCGCCAATGCCGTCACGGAGATCGGTTACGTGATCCTCAACGAGGGCGAGGAGGCCTCAACCGTCAGCGACCTCACCGCCTTCCAGGAGCGCGCCAGCCTCCTGTTCTCCGCCCTGGAAAACAACGACGTGACCCTCACCGAGGCGATGACGTTCAACAGTCAGTTCCTGCTGCGCAACGGACAGAGCATCCGCTTTTTTGCCGTCACCAACGGCAGCCTGGCGGATCTCGCCAGCCTCGAGGATTCACGCTTCTCCTTCCTTGATGGCAGCGTCGATGCCACCACCGGCGCGGCCTCCTTCTCCAGCGCCAGCGGCATTGGCTTTGATCTGGAACTGCTCAACAGCGATCAGACGCTCGGTGCTCTGATCGCCCAGGAGCAACACGCCGCACCCCTGCTCGATTTCACCGCCTTTACGAACGACGAAACCATCACCGGCACGATCATTCAGGCCCGTGAAGCCGACTACGACGCCGTCACCGGTTTCTACCGCGTGCTCGACACCAGCGGCAGTGTGCGTGCCGCCGATGGGTCTCTGCTCACCCCCGGTGATGACGGCTACGCCGCCGCCGCTCTGCTGGAGGCCAATCGCATCAGCGCTTTTGACAATCTCTCCATCGCTGATGGTGAATCCTCCTCCACCGAGTTCAGCCTTCAGGACGCCTCCTACCTCGCACCGTATGCCAAGGTGAACGGCAACACCTTCTTTGCCTTCGCGGATGCCAACACTGATGGCCTCTCCCACTTCCGCTCCCTCGGCAGCAACCTCTTTGGCCTGGAAGACCAGCTCGGTGGCGGTGATCTCGATCACGACGACCACATCCTCGGCTTCTCGATCGGTGGCCTCACTGTTTGA
- a CDS encoding integrase core domain-containing protein codes for MSLDNIGTTTTYIKPGSPWQNGFAESYNSRFRDEFLNTELFTSVSEAQTLADRWRWEYNTLRPHSALQGRTPLEAAQPAAA; via the coding sequence ATGTCGCTTGACAACATCGGCACTACCACGACCTACATCAAACCAGGATCACCGTGGCAGAACGGGTTTGCCGAGTCGTACAACAGCCGGTTCAGGGATGAGTTCCTGAACACTGAGCTGTTCACCAGCGTGAGCGAGGCCCAAACCTTGGCTGATCGCTGGCGCTGGGAGTACAACACCTTGAGGCCGCATTCAGCCCTCCAGGGGCGTACGCCCCTGGAGGCAGCTCAACCAGCTGCTGCATAA